GATCGCTGGCCGTGACGGTGAAGATGAGTTCATCGCCGATGGCTACGGTTTGCGCGCCGGGCACGGTCAGCACGGGCGGATCGCACACCGGCGTGACCGTGATCGTGGCCGTCGCCGCCGGGCTATCCAGGCTGCCGTCGTTCGCCTTAAACGTGAAGCTGTCCTGGCCGTTGAAGTTTTGATTCGGCGTATAGGTGGCCGTCGCACCATTGAGCGTCACCGTGCCGCTTTGCGGTGGCGTGACGATGCTATAACTCAAGGCCGCGTTCTCAGGATCGCTGCACGTCAGCGCAAATTGCTTCGCCACATCTTCGTCCGTCGTGGCCGACACATTTGTGCAACTGGGTGGACGATTGTTGACGGCACCGACAGTGATTGTGACCGTCTTGGTGTCGCTCATCTGCGGCGTGCCGTTGTCAGTCGCGGTGAAACTGACCGTGACCGTGGCAGCCGCGCTCGGCGTCCAGTTGAATACGCCGGTCGCCGCATTGAATGTCGCACTTTGTGGCACGTTCGCCGCCGACAGCGTGATGACATCGCCGGTGTCCACATCGCTGGCCGTGACGGTGAAATTCACCGTTTGACCGGCAGTGACATTTTGCGCGCCGGGCACGGTGATAACGGGTTTGTCGTTGACCGGATTCACGGTGATCGTGACCAGCGCATTGACGCTATCCACCTTGCCGTCATTGGTCTTGAAGGTGAACGAATCAGGCCCGTTGTAATTGAGCGCCGGAGTGTATGTCAGATTCGGCGCAGTGCCCGTCAACGTGCCGTGCATGGGTTGCGCGACGACGGCAAAGGTGAAGGTGTCGCCATCGGGATCGCTGCCGGTCAAGGTGATCGGCGTCGCGGTGTCTTCGGTGACGGTAACCGGGAAGCTGTTGGCAATCGGCGGACGATTGATGTCGTTGATGGTGAAGGTCGTCGTCTTCATCGCGCTGAGCGGCGGTGTGCCGTTGTCGGTCACCATGAAAGTCACTGAATAGCTGCCCGATTGGTTGAAGGCGGGCGTCCAACTGAACACACCCGTCCCCGGATCGAACGTCGCTCCAGGCGGCAAGCCGGTCGCTTTAAGCGTGAGCGTTTGCCCGGTGTCCACATCCGCGCTGGTGACGGTGAAGCTGATCGTTTCGCCCTCGGTCGCGGTGCGCGCATCCGGCGCGCTGATGGTGGGCGCATCGTTGATCGGGTTGACCGTGATGTTGACCGTCGCGGGCGTGCTGTCGAGCGCGCCGTTGTTGACCTTGAAGGTAAACACATCCGGCCCGTTGTAATTGGCCGCCGGGACATACATCACGGCGGGTGGCGTGCCCGTCAGCGTGCCGTGTTGCGGCTGGCTGACGATCATAAAGGTGATCGTCACATTGTCGGGATCGCTGCCGGTCAGCGTAATCGGTTTCGCCGTGTCCTCATCGGTCGTGACTTGCTGGCCGTTGGCGATGGGTGTGCGGCGCGCATCTTTGACCGTGATCGTCACCGCTTTGGTGTCGCTCAAGGGCGGCGTGCCGTTGTCGGTCGCCGTGAAGTTGAGCGTATAAGTACCCATCTGATCGAAGTTCGGCGTCCAACTGAACAAACCCGTTGACGCATTGAACGCCGCGCCCGTCGGCAGATTCGGCGCACTCAGCGTGGGCGTCGTGCCATCCACATCGCTGGCCGTGACGGTGAATTGCAATTGCGTGCCTTCATCCACCATCTGCGCGCCGGGCACGAGGATGATGGGCGGATCGTTGATGGGATTGATCGTCAGGCTGACCGTGGCGACGTTGCTGTCCACCTTACCGTCATTGGCCTTGAAGGTGAACGAGTCCGCGCCGTTGTAATTCGGATTCGGCAGATACAACAGATTCGGCGCGTTGCCGTTGAGCGTGCCATGCGCGGGCGGCGTGACAATCACAAACGTCAGCGGATCGTTGTCGGGATCACTGGCCGTCAGCACGATCTGTTTGCTCGCGTCTTCATCTGTCGTTATTTGTTGCGCGTTGGCGACCGGCGGATCGTTGACCGCGCCAATGGTGATGCTCACCGTGGCGGCGGCGCTGTCCACCTTGCCGTCATTGACCTTGAAGGTGAACGCATCCTCGCCCGTCGCATTCGCGTTCGGCGTGTAAGTCAGATTCGGCGCGGTACCCGACAGCGTGCCTTTCGCGGGCGGCGTGACGACCATAAACGTCAGCGTGTCGCCGTCCACATCAGTGCCCGTCAGCGTGATGGGCCTGGCGGTGTCTTCGACGGCTTGCACGGACTGCGGCGTCGCCACGGGCGCGTCGTTGACGGGTTTGACGGTGATGCTCACCGTCGCCGTATTGCTGTCGGCCTTGCCGTCATTGACCTTGAACGTGAACGCATCCGCCCCGTTGAAATTGGCGCGCGGCGTATAGGTCACGTTCGGCGCGGTGCCGCTCAAGCTGCCGTTGGCCGGTGGCGTGACGATCATGAACGTCAACGGATCGCCATCGGGATCGCTACCCGTCAACACGATGGGCAGCGCCGTGTCTTCGTCAGTCATGACCTGCTGGCCGTTGGCCGTCGGCGCGCGTTGCGTGTCGGTGACCGTGATCGTGACCGTCTTGGCATCGGTGAGTTGCGGCGTGCCATTGTCAGCCACCGTGAAGGTCACCGTGTAAGAACCGGCTTGCGTGAAGTTGGGCGTCCAACTGAAGACCCCCGTCGCTGGCGCGAAGCTCGCGCCCGACGGCACATTGGCCGCCGAAAGCGTCAAGGTCTGGCCCGTGTCAACATCGCTGCCCAGGACGCTGAACGTCAGCAGTTGGTTTTCGGCCACGGTTTGCGCGCCCGGCACCGTGATCGTGGGTTTATCGTTGACCGGATTGATCGTGATGCTAACCGTCGCCACGGCACTTTCGGTGCTGCCGTCGCTGACCTTGAAAGTGAACGCATCCGCGCCGTTCACATTGGCCTGTGGCGTGTAAGTCAGGTTCGGCGCGGTGCCCGTCAGCGCACCTTTGGTGGGCGGCGTGACGATGGTGAAGGTCAGCGCATCGCCATCGGGATCGCTGCCGGTCAGCGCGAATTGCTTGGCCGTGTCCTCATCAGTCACGACCGTTTGCGCATTGGCGGTCGGCCCGCGATTCACATTCACGACGCGAATGAGCACCGCTTTGGCATCCGCGAGCGGCGGCGTGCCGTTGTCGGTCACCGTGAAGTTGACCGTGTAATCGCCCGCCTGGGCAAAAGTCGGCGTCCAGGTGAAGGTCGCGGTGGCCGGATTGAAATTCGCGCCCTGCGGCACATTGGCGGCGGAGAACGTCAGCGTCTGCCCCGCATCCACATCGGTCGCTGTGACGGTGAAACTCAAGGCCACGCCTTCGTTGACCGCCTGTGTCGGCGGCACGTTGAGCACAGGTCTGTCATTGATCGAATTGATCGTCAGGCTGACGGTCGCCGTGTTGCTGTCCACACTGCCGTCATTGGCCTTGAAGCTGAAGCTGTCAGCGCCGTTGTAATTGAGCGCGGGCGTATAGGTCAGATTCGGCGCAGTGCCGCTCAGCGCACCGTGTTGCGGCGCATTGACGATGGTGTAAGTCAGCGCATCGCCGTCAAGATCATTCACCACCAGCACGATGGCTTTGGGCGTGTCTTCATCCAGCGTGACGTTTTGCGACGCGGCGACTGGGGCGGGATTGACGACCGTGATCGCGACGCTCTTTGAATTGCCGAGCGCGGGCGTGCCGTTGTCGGTCGCGGTGAAATTGACGGTGTAACTGCCCGCCTGTTTGTTGGTGGGCGTCCACATAAACATGCCATCGGGCGTGAGCGCCGCGCCGTTGGGCAGATTGCTCGAACTGAACGTCAACGTCTGGCCGGTGTCCACATCGGTGGCCGATAGATTGAAGCTGAGCTTTACGGCTTCGTTGACGGTTTGCGGGCCAGGCACATTCAAGACCGGCGCATCGTTGACCGGCGCGATGTTGATCGTGACGATCACCAGCGGACTATCGAGGCTGCCGTCGTTCGCCTTGTATGTGAACGAGTCGGTGCCGTTCACATCCTGGTTGGGCGTGTAAGTCAGATTGGGCGCATTGCCGCTCAGCTTGCCGCGTTGCGGTTGCGTCACCACCATCGTCGTGATGGCGTCGCCATCGGGATCGCTGCCGCTCAACACAATCGGCACCGGCGTGTCTTCGTTGGTCGTGACGGTCTTGGCGTCGGCGCGCGGCGCGCGGTTGGTGTTGGTCACGATGATCTGCACCGACTTCGCATCGGTCAGCGCGGGCGTGCCGTCATCGGTGGCGACAAAGTTGACCGTATAGGTGCCCGCTTGATCGAAGTTGGGCGTCCAGGTGAAGACGCGCGACGATTCGATAAAGCTCGCGCCGCTGGGGCGGCTGGGCGCGGTGATCTTGATGACCGGGCTGTCGGGATCGGTCGCCGACACGGTGAAGGTCAGCGTTTGCCCTTCGGCCACGGTTTGGGCCGGGGGCACGCTCAGCACCGGCGGATCGTTGACGCCGTTGATCGTGATGTTGACGGTGACCGGCGGGCTGTCGAACGAACCGTTATTGACCTTGAAGGTGAAGCTGTCGCTGCCGTTGAAATCAAGGCGCGGCGTGTAAGTCAGCGCGGGCGGCGTGCCCAGCAACAGGCCATTGCGCGGCTGCGTCACGATCATAAACCGCAAGGTGCCGCCATCGGGATCAACGCCCGCCAGCGTGAACTGAACAGGCTTGTCTTCATCGGTCACTAGGGTTTGCGCCGTCGCGCGCGGCGGATCGGCCACCGGGCGCACGGTGATGCTGACGGGCGCGGGCGCGCTGTCCAGCTTGCCGTCATTGACCTTGAAGGTGAACGCATCCGCGCCGTTGTAATTGATGGCGGGCGTATAGGTCAGATTGGGCGCAGTGCCGCTGAGCAGGCCGTGCGCGGGCGGCGTGACAACCATAAACGTCAGCGCGTCGCCATCCACATCGCTGCCCGTCAACGTGATCGCCTTGGCCGTGTCTTCATCGGTCGTGACCTGTTGCGCGGTGGCGACCGGCGCATCGTTGACCGGCTTGACGATGATGCTGATCGTCGCCGGAGGGCTGTCGAGCTTGCCGTCATTCACTTTGAACGTGAAGGAATCCGGCCCGTTGTAATCCTTGTTCGGCGTGTACGTCAGATTCGGCGCAGTGCCCGTCAACACGCCTTTGGCCGGTTGCGTAACGACTGCGTAAGTCAGCGTGTTGCCATCGGGATCGCTGCCCGCTAGCACAATCGCCAGCGCCTTGTCTTCGTCGGTCATCACTTCGGCGGCGCGGGCCACGGGCGCGCGATTCACATCGGTGACAGTGATCGTGACACTCTTGGTGTCGCTGCCCACCGGCGCACCGTTGTCCATCACCGTGAAGCTCACCGTATAGGTGCCGGCCTGATCGAAGTTCGGCGTCCAAGCGAAGGTGCGCGTGGCATCGTTAAAGCTCGCGCCGCTGGGCACGCTGGCCGCAGTGAATTTCAACGTCTGCCCTGTATCCACATCGGTGGCGGAAATGGTGAAGGTCAGCGTCTCGCCCTCCTTAACCGTTTGCGGCCCGGGCACCGTCAACACAGGCGGATCGTTGACCGGCTTGACCGTGATGCTGATGGTCGCAGGCGCGCTGTCGAGCTTGCCGTCATTGACCTTGAAGGTGAACGCATCCGCGCCGTTGTAATCCTTGGCTGGCGTATAGGTCAGATTCGGCGCGCTGCCGCTCAAGCTGCCGTGCATTGGCGGCGCGACGATCATAAAACTCAGCGTATCGCCGTCGGGATCGCTGCCCGCCAGCACTATCGGCAGCGCCTTGTCTTCATCGGTCATCACTTCGGCGGCGCGGGCGGTGGGCGCGCGGTTTACATCCGTTACCGTAATCGTGACGTTCTTGCTATCACTGCGCGACGGCGTGCCGTTGTCCATCACGGCAAAGGTCGCGGTGAAGCTGCCCGCCTGTTCAAACGTCGGCGTCCAGGTGAAGGTGCGCGTGGTTTCGTTAAAGCTCGCGCCGCTGGGCAACGCGGGCGCGGTGAATTTCAGCGTCTGCCCTTCATCCACATCGGTGGCCGACACGGTGAAGCTCAGCAGTTCGCCTTCCTTGACCGTTTGCGCGCCCGGCACCGTCAGCACGGGCGCATCGTTGACGGGGTTGACGGTGATCGTGACGGTCGCGGTGTTGCTGTCGAATTCGCCGTCGCGCACTTTGAACGTGAACGAATCCGCGCCGTTGAAATCTTTGTTCGGCGTATAGGTCACATTCGGCGCGCTGCCGCTCAAGCTGCCTTTGGCGGGCGCGCTGAGGATCATCCACGTCAACGGGCTGTTGTCGGGATCGCTGGCGGTCAGCGTGATAGCTTTCGGGGTGTCTTCGTCGGTCGTGACGCGCTGGTCGTTGGCGACGGGCGGACGGTTCGGAATCACGACCGTCAGTTGCAAGGTTTGCGTCGTCGTCGCGCCCTGATTGTCGGTCGCGGTCAGCGTCAAGGTGCGGTCGCCGGCATCGGCAATGACCGGCGTCAGGCGCAGCGTGAACAAGTGCGGCAGCGTCGCGTTGCGAATGATCGTGGCGAAGCTTGCGCCCGTGACGGTCACGTTGACCGGCTGATCGCTGTCGGCATCGCTGGCAAAGAACGGCAGATCGTTGGTCTGTCCGGCATTGGCGGTGAAAGCGTTGGGCGCAAACAACACCGGCGGCTGATTGGCCGTCAGGCTGCCGAAAATGAGTTCAGGCGAAACGTTGGTGATGCCGTCTTTGACGACCGGAATGCCCGCGCGCGTCAACCGTTCGACGCGCCCATTGGGCCGCAGCAAACTCGCCTCGACCGTCAGTTGATCTGTGCCCGGCAACACCGGCACATTGCGCAAAATAAAACCGCCGTTGCCATCGGTGAGTTGCTCCTGCCCGCGCGCGCGAATCATGGCGCGCCGCACCGGCGTGCGGTCGGCATCCAACGCGCGCCCGATCACCGTCGTCGTCTGGCGGGCGCTGGCGACGAAGTAAATCGCCGCTTCGGTGATGGCGTTTGAGCTGGTCTCGATGCGTTGCCCATCGCCCGAAACGGTGGCCGTGCCCACTTCCAAAAACTGCCCCAACGTCGCGCTGTGTTCGTTTTGGTCAAGCTTGAACAGCTTCACTTGCGCGTTTGCGGCATAGCCATCGGGGTTAGGAAAGGTCAGCTTCCCGCCCGGATTGAAGCGTGTGCCCAGTGGCGAAAGCTGAATCACGGCGGAGCTGAAAATGCCTTCGGGAAAACTCACCGGCAAGCGGCTGCTTTCGTATTGCGAGAGCGTGATACGTCCGCGTGTCGCGCCGTCGGGAAACAGCACCGCCGCATTGTTCGGCAATTCAAAAATTACATTGCCGGTTTGAATGCGTGTCGGGTTCTGTTGCGCCAGCGCTTCGTTTTCGATTTGCTCAAACGGCGCAAAGACAGGCGTGCTGAGCGTGGTGGTCTCTTCGCTCGCCAGCAAACCATTGCCGCCGCCGACCTGGGCCGACGCGCCGTTGAGCGGTTGCAAAAAGACGGTTTGAATGTAGGGATTGTCGCGGCTGTTGATGATCGTAACGGGCAGCGTCAGCGTTTCGAGCATCGGTTGCGTGCCCAGACTGGAGCCGATGACCTTGATAAACGCGCCGCCCAACGGCGCATCGGCGACCACAAAGATGCCATTCGGCCCGCTCTTGGTGGTCACGCGCTGTCCATTCGCCAGTGAAGTCACTTGCACCGTCACATCGGCCAGCGGCTGGCGATTGGTCGTTTCGACCACACCGCTCACCGAGGTGCGCAATGGCAGAGGATTGTTGCTGCGCGTTTCGCCCAACGGCGTGCGCACCGTGACGGGCGCACTCTCCGCGCCGAAGGGCACGATGACGGCCAGTTGCGAAGGCGTCGCCGTGATGACTTGCGCTTCGAGATCGCCAATGCGCACCAGGTTCTGACCCGGCGTTGTCGCAAAACCGCTGCCCGCAATCGTCACCACCTGCCCCGCCAACGCCGAACCCGCGCCAAAGCCTGTCAATTGCGGCGGCACAACTCCACCAGCACCCGCGATGTCGAGTTCGACCACATTGGAGGCCGGTGCGCCCGGCGCGCTCAGCGACAACGACACTTTGCCGCGTCCCAGCAGCGTGCGTGGAATTAAAACGTTGACTTGATCGAGGCCCGCCAGATCGCTCGAACGTCCGGCGAATTGCGGTGTCGCTGCGCTGCCCGCAAAGACCGCGCGCACATTTTCATTCAAATTGCCGTCGTTGTTGGGATCAGCCACGCGGCGCAGGCCCGTGGCAAAGAGCAGCACAAAGACTTGATCACTTTCCGGCCCCAAATCAATCGGCTTGGCAATCAGCTTACCCGCGCGCGCGTCAAATTGTGCGAGGGTTTCAAAACTTTGCGCGCCGCCTTGTTTGACCCGCAACAACACCGCCGCCGGTACGCCGCGCCCGTCGGCATTGGCCGTAAAAATGGCCGGGCTGACCGTGTTGACCAGCACCGTCCCCGTCGAAGTCACACCATTGCCCGCCACGACGCGCACATTCGCCGTGCCCGCGCTGACATTCGCCGGGACGAGCAGGTTGATCTGGTTCGGCGAAACAAAAAACAGCCCCGCGCGCTGCCCATTCACTTCGACAAAGGTGCCGCCTAAGGTCGTCGGCAATTGCACGCCCGGCGCATTCGGGTCGGTATCGCCGCCCACGGCTGTCGTCGTCGCCAATTGCGCGCCAAAGGCCGTCGCAATCGAATCGGGCGTGACCGCCGGTTCATAGCTGGCCGCCGAAACGGTGAAGACGGAGGTGGCTTGCGCGGCAGCCGCAGACCAAAGGGCAGGTAAAAACCGGATTGCCAGACCACACAACAAGACCAACAGGGCCAACGTGCCAAAGCGAAGACGTGCGTTCATAGTGCCTGCGTTCATAGTGATAGACCGAGTCCGAAGTTCGGGTGTTCAGGCATGGGGGACGCCACGCCAGAGAGATGTTGTTGATTGTCAAACGTACAAGACTGATTGTTTGTAAGCCGGCCAAACGGCCAAGAGGGGACGGCGCGCGCTCCCACAATTCCGCTCGCCAGGAACTGTTTCGTCAACCGCGCCTCAATCTGAATCAAGCTAATCAGGGATAGTGGGGGACATACCCAAAACGCTGGCAATCTAAGCTGGCTGAAGGGGTTGAGTCAATGGGAAAGTGGCTTGTGAGCAGGCCTGAGACACCTGCTGCAAGGTGGAAAATATGGCTGTTCGGCCCGTTTTGCGCGGCACGATTTCCGGGGGCGCAGGCGGATTGCCTGCGTCCCCGGAACCGCTCCCTATGGTCGCTTTGCTTGCCCAGCCGCCGCGCGACTGGCTTTCGCGGATGACTGCGCCGGTGAACTGAATTGCGCCGCCACCAAGGCCGCCCGCTCCAACAGCAGCTTGCCCAATGTTTGCGGACGCTGCGCCACCATCCATTGCATCAGCGCCGACAGAAACAGTTCCTTCAGGTACGCATAAGAGAACCCTTCCGTCGCGTTGACCAGCGCGGCGCACTCAGCCTCCGCCAACTGCATTTCTGCTTGCAGCGTCCGGTTCCAGGCTTGGCAATAGGCCAACCGCTCCGGCGGAGCAGGCGGCGTGAACTGGTATTTGCGGTCAAAGCGGCTCGGACGATCCAGAATCGCCGCGTCCAGCTTTTCCGGGTGATTGGTCGAAGCGAGCACCAGAATGCCGTGATTGCTGGCGAAACCGTCCATTTCATTGAGCAGGAACGCACGATTTTCCTTCGTCACGAGCGTATCCAAATCTTCCAACACCACCAGACACGGCGCGCTCCGCCGCGCCCGGGCAAAGACATCGCGCATACCGTTCTGTTCCGGCTCATCGCTCGACTTGAAGCTTTTGACGTACAGGCACGGCAGCTTCAAGTCGTTGGCCAACGCCTTGATCAAATGCGTCTTGCCATTGCCGGGTGGGCCAATCAGCAAAACGCCGCGCTTCCACGGAATGCCGTGACGCTCGTACAGTTCACGCGAAGCGAAGAAACGATGAAACTCCTCCCGCAATTCCTGCTTCATCTGCGCGGGCAGGATCAGATTCTCGAACGTCGCCCCTTTGATCGAAGCGAACAGTTCATCATCCTTGCGCCAATCGCCATTCTCGTAGACCAGGATTTCGCCATGCACGTCGTCGCAATAGTCGCAGACGGCGCGCAGGAAGCGTTCGCCCACCTCCTGCGTTTCCGCAATGATCCAGCGCCGTTCGGTTGAGTAACCGCCCTCACACCATTCCAGATACAGCACATCCAGAAAATGCTCTTTGCCGCTTTCGGCATCCGGCCACAGGATGCTCAGCCAGCCGCGTTGGATTTCGCGCTCGAACTTGTTCTCGCGCTTCGACCAGGTGGTTTCGATCTGGCAGTGCACTGGTTCCTGCGGCCAGATCGTGCATTGCCCGGCGGCGGCGAATTCGTGCAGGTTGAAGACGTAAGATTCGTTTTCGATGATGGCCGCGTCCGGGTACCACTCGGCCAGCTTCTGGCTGACGAAGTAAGAGACGTAATCCCCCGGTTGCAGCAAGGCTTCGTTGATAAATTCTTTCAGGTCTTTCTTCATAGCAACCCCAGCCGACCGCACAGGGTCAGCGAATGCTTCAGCCCGTTCAGGCTGAACACGGCCAAGCTTGCGCACGCGACACTGCGGCAAACAGCGGCTTAGCCAACCATTGATAATGTTTGATAACGTTGAAATGAACGCAGGCAATTCCGCCCGGCAACGGCGGTGCGGCAGGGGGAATTACGAGAAGAGAGTTGTGTAAGTAACCAACATGGCATTGTCTCCTTGCAAAAACGAAGGCGGAAGATACGCAGGTTGCGTGGGCAAGTCAACGAAAATTTCGACGCTATTTCTCTTCGGCAGGCACCAAGTAACGGTCGCGCCCCAACACAACATAGTCGGGATGCGCGCGCACTTTGATTTGCACCTTGCGCCAACGCCCATCCCGCGCCGTGTTCGTCGGGTAATAGCCGAGAATGTAGCGTTTGTTGATGCTGTTCAGAATACGAGCATAGATAACATCGGCCTGGTCGGGCGTTTCCAGATATTCCAGCCAGCCGCCCGTCTGTTCGGCGAGCCAACTCATCGCGAGTTGTTGTTGCAAGTGGCCTGTCAGGGCGTGCTGCTTTTGCTCCGCAGTTAGCCCTGGCCTTGCAGTCAGCCGCCCAAGACTTTTGGCCCGAATGCGTGCGGCGTCGGTTCGATTTACTTCTTCCGCCATAATCACAGCGCGGTTAAGTTGTTCTTCCGGTGGCAGTCCGATTAACCGCAAGCCAGGATAGATTGAATAGATAGTTGTATGTGTGAGGTCAGCGTATTTTTGCAGGTCTTCCAGGCTAAATTCGACTAAAAGGGGCTTCCATCCATACGCCAAGTTTGGCAGCATTGGCCGCAACGCACGCAGTTGATCGCCATCCGTTTGAAAAATGATGATGGGTCGTTCTTCCTCAGTCAGCAATTCGCGCAAAGTAGCAAACAAGGCACTGTACTGTGCGCTCTGCCCGACTGCGCCTGCGCTGAAAGCTCGTCTGCGGATGGATTCCAAAGTGTCTTTGAGCCTTTTTCGGTCTTCCGTAAAAGGAACCAAGAGCGCAACGTCATCCGTCACAATCGCCATGCGATCTTTCGGTTTTAATTGCTCAACCAATTTTTGAGCAGCCGTAATGCTGCTGCTCAAATAAGGAGTTT
This sequence is a window from Acidobacteriota bacterium. Protein-coding genes within it:
- a CDS encoding VWA domain-containing protein, giving the protein METLLAVFDLLVVDQQNRIVTGLGKDDFEIAEDSVLQQAATFALEDGSSVPRSIVLIIDYSSSQTPYLSSSITAAQKLVEQLKPKDRMAIVTDDVALLVPFTEDRKRLKDTLESIRRRAFSAGAVGQSAQYSALFATLRELLTEEERPIIIFQTDGDQLRALRPMLPNLAYGWKPLLVEFSLEDLQKYADLTHTTIYSIYPGLRLIGLPPEEQLNRAVIMAEEVNRTDAARIRAKSLGRLTARPGLTAEQKQHALTGHLQQQLAMSWLAEQTGGWLEYLETPDQADVIYARILNSINKRYILGYYPTNTARDGRWRKVQIKVRAHPDYVVLGRDRYLVPAEEK